In Synechococcus sp. UW69, the sequence TCGGCACATCACACACTCACTGTTCCTGGTGTGTCTGACACCCCCGTGCTTCATCGCACAGTCCTTACCGACATAGGTAGGCAGACCCCTCCTCTCTGCCTCCGCAGCCCCAAGAGCAGGTTGCTGGTTTGCGATACGCAGTGCCTCTGCTCTGGTCTCTTCTTCCTTCTTCTTCTGACGAGCCTTTTGTAGAAGCTCTGTCTGGCTTGGCCCCCTTGGGACATAGGGCCTTGGCCTTGGGGAGTAAGCCTTCCTGGGAGCCGGAACCCACCTTTCCCGAATACCCCTGTCGTTGATGAAAGACCCAGTGTTCTTACGCCTATTACGGGCAGGGCACCTCTTGTATGCCTCGTAGTCAATTGAGTAGCCCGCTAAGTGAGTCATAGGCACCCCGTTGCATCCACAGATGCAGTCCCCAACAGGTCTTCGGAGAACTCCCTCTTGGTTTGAAGTTGGTGGTCCGTATTGGACGCCA encodes:
- a CDS encoding HNH endonuclease signature motif containing protein gives rise to the protein MEVVSTLLLLLGICWVFSLLDKWSKRPFTSTKDAAQKPRPTPSTYQGNAALKPGVQYGPPTSNQEGVLRRPVGDCICGCNGVPMTHLAGYSIDYEAYKRCPARNRRKNTGSFINDRGIRERWVPAPRKAYSPRPRPYVPRGPSQTELLQKARQKKKEEETRAEALRIANQQPALGAAEAERRGLPTYVGKDCAMKHGGVRHTRNSECVMCRKADQRLRGAMRRGAYPRTLSFSEKRRIEEIYEECRRRTRETGVEHHVDHIKPLAAGGEHHPDNLQILTAAENLSKGAKWDD